In one window of Methanosarcina vacuolata Z-761 DNA:
- a CDS encoding M23 family metallopeptidase: MRIWPLNIKVQENTAPEKVDIENTNLKKVHVPQKGENGSFWENRGDRHHCGVDLYAPENTEVVAIEGGIVTETGLMTSPEILPYWNPTYYVIIKQSSGLFCKYGELADFTVRKGDKIEAGNLIGHVGMVLNSEKIDGSCPLYIQNLKNKNPSMLHFEIWRSEPITVHKNYLGGNWFAEEMPENLIDPTGYLEQLDL; encoded by the coding sequence ATGAGAATCTGGCCTCTAAACATAAAGGTTCAAGAAAATACAGCGCCGGAAAAAGTAGACATTGAGAACACAAACCTCAAAAAGGTACATGTTCCGCAAAAAGGAGAAAACGGCTCCTTCTGGGAAAACAGAGGTGACCGACATCACTGTGGGGTTGATCTTTATGCCCCTGAAAATACGGAGGTAGTTGCGATTGAAGGAGGAATTGTCACAGAAACCGGTCTGATGACTTCGCCTGAAATATTGCCTTACTGGAACCCGACTTATTATGTGATTATAAAACAGAGCAGTGGGCTGTTCTGCAAATACGGGGAACTTGCAGACTTTACCGTAAGAAAAGGAGACAAAATAGAAGCAGGAAACTTGATAGGGCATGTTGGAATGGTTCTTAACTCCGAAAAAATCGATGGTTCCTGCCCGCTTTACATCCAGAATCTGAAAAACAAAAATCCAAGTATGCTACATTTTGAAATCTGGAGGAGTGAACCCATTACCGTTCACAAAAATTATCTTGGAGGTAACTGGTTTGCAGAAGAAATGCCTGAAAACCTGATTGATCCTACCGGATACCTTGAACAATTAGATCTGTAA
- a CDS encoding right-handed parallel beta-helix repeat-containing protein: MVQPGESIQSAVNNATSGDEIVISPGNYNENIVITKDNLVIRSESGNPEDTMITASNNASDVFFVDADNIRIMGVSIKGAGIDKAGIILSGALNCTVYNNKITDNALGVYLKNSMYNSVLNNTVAQGKRAINVEWSHYNKIINNDVSGERFGIYLTASEGNELSENSANMNSNHGIVLESCNNNRLENNTANANNGYGIYIASSGSNNLTGNTADSNLIYGVYFSDSGNSSIANNKAVNSTRGIFLLRSGESTVLNNLALNNREGIRISSGMNSNISGNEVSNNNASGISLLNSVNCTVDKNLLLNNSLGIDLELSNNTVILNNSVREGGRAISLRNSGYNLVSNNTALNNRYGFYVIRSQWNTLLNNTASTSVNHGIVLVNSTNNNFMNNILNSNGGHGVYLSNSSTNTLDNNTASGNSRGIYLISSGRNNILNNTVLGNREYAILLSYSTGNNISGNEASNSGRGIHLSTCQNNVVSRNIITLNSISGIFMSSTSNGNIIFDNYLNNVFNSNIKDGSEGNSLNITKTAGTNIVGGPYIGGNFWAKPDGTGFSQTATDADGDGIADTAYELQGNNYSDFLPLVGGFEPEQSVMPPTAFNTSNTGTESQMEVNESENQTEVNESENQTEVNESETNNTESADDGEIETNNTESADDGEIETNNTESADDGGIETSIDETTEDAK, translated from the coding sequence ATGGTTCAGCCAGGAGAATCAATACAGTCCGCAGTAAATAATGCGACTTCTGGAGATGAAATAGTCATCAGTCCCGGAAATTATAACGAAAATATCGTGATAACAAAGGACAATCTCGTAATAAGGTCAGAGTCTGGGAATCCTGAAGACACCATGATTACAGCCAGTAATAACGCTTCAGATGTATTCTTTGTAGACGCCGATAACATAAGAATCATGGGAGTAAGTATTAAAGGAGCCGGAATTGACAAGGCAGGAATCATCCTATCGGGGGCTCTTAACTGTACAGTTTATAATAATAAAATCACTGATAACGCTCTTGGAGTGTATCTAAAGAATTCAATGTACAATAGTGTCCTCAACAATACGGTGGCACAGGGTAAGCGAGCAATTAATGTTGAGTGGTCACACTATAACAAAATAATAAATAACGATGTTTCAGGCGAGAGGTTTGGAATTTACCTTACTGCTTCCGAAGGGAACGAACTTTCTGAAAACTCGGCAAACATGAACTCCAACCACGGTATTGTTCTGGAAAGCTGCAACAATAATAGGCTGGAAAACAACACCGCAAATGCAAACAACGGTTACGGTATCTACATAGCGAGTTCGGGTAGTAATAACCTTACCGGAAACACTGCAGATTCAAACTTAATTTACGGTGTCTATTTCTCAGACTCAGGTAACAGCAGCATTGCAAACAATAAAGCGGTAAACAGTACCCGTGGTATTTTCCTGTTAAGATCCGGCGAGAGCACGGTTTTGAATAATCTGGCTTTAAACAACCGGGAAGGGATACGGATTTCATCAGGAATGAATAGCAATATCTCAGGAAATGAGGTATCGAACAATAATGCTTCAGGGATTTCTTTACTGAACTCTGTTAACTGTACCGTCGATAAAAATCTGTTGTTAAATAACAGCCTGGGAATAGACCTGGAATTATCCAATAATACCGTTATTCTTAATAATAGTGTTCGGGAAGGCGGAAGGGCAATTAGCCTGCGGAATTCAGGTTACAACCTGGTATCAAATAACACGGCTTTAAACAACAGGTATGGATTTTATGTCATACGCTCGCAGTGGAATACACTATTAAATAATACGGCAAGTACAAGTGTTAACCATGGTATCGTACTTGTTAATTCCACGAATAACAACTTTATGAACAATATCCTGAACTCGAACGGAGGTCACGGGGTTTATCTTAGCAACTCAAGCACCAATACCTTAGATAACAATACAGCTTCAGGCAACAGCAGAGGTATTTACCTGATATCCTCCGGCAGAAACAATATCCTGAACAATACGGTTCTGGGTAACAGGGAATACGCAATTCTGTTGTCATACAGTACAGGCAACAACATTTCCGGAAATGAGGCTTCCAACAGCGGCCGTGGGATTCACCTGAGCACCTGCCAGAATAATGTTGTCTCAAGAAATATAATTACTTTGAACAGTATTTCAGGTATTTTCATGAGCTCTACAAGTAACGGCAATATCATTTTTGATAATTACCTGAACAATGTCTTTAACTCAAATATTAAGGACGGCAGTGAAGGAAATAGCTTGAACATTACAAAAACTGCCGGTACCAACATCGTTGGCGGACCTTATATAGGGGGCAATTTCTGGGCAAAACCTGACGGCACCGGTTTCTCGCAGACCGCAACCGATGCAGACGGGGACGGAATTGCTGATACTGCGTATGAGCTACAGGGCAATAACTATTCGGATTTCCTGCCTCTCGTAGGCGGCTTTGAGCCAGAACAATCTGTGATGCCTCCGACAGCTTTCAATACCAGCAATACCGGAACAGAAAGTCAGATGGAAGTAAATGAGTCAGAAAATCAGACGGAAGTAAATGAGTCAGAAAATCAGACGGAAGTAAACGAGTCAGAAACAAATAACACAGAATCAGCCGATGATGGTGAAATAGAAACAAATAATACAGAATCAGCCGATGATGGTGAAATAGAAACAAACAATACAGAATCAGCCGATGATGGTGGAATAGAAACCAGTATCGATGAAACAACGGAAGATGCCAAGTAA
- a CDS encoding PGF-pre-PGF domain-containing protein, whose amino-acid sequence MRKLIILLMVMLIFALVSGIAAAKEISVNSTDSIQNAVNNAASGDVIIVKPGTYSENIKVTTQSLVIRSESGKPENTIIKAVPNTSVFNVAASNTTISGFRIESGETGIYLVRCSGCTIINNELSDNKHGISLSSSNNNNISENQVNSNKMYGIQLVNSEGNKLLNNNVNLNERGINHINSNKSTISGNNVSNNVEFGMWISYSNDNEISGNTANETSRGIFLDSSGDNTVSGNIVAFNNVSGFYECPACHRNLVFNNYVNNALNADINTRDTTWNIEMTSGRNIVGGKYIGGNFWAKPDGTGFSQTATDANGDGIADSSYIDSKNYVTDYLPLVPVSNPQQPVLPVANFSTSVTSGYAPLTVQFTDLSENAVSRSWDINNDGTVDNTSKSFVYVYQEPGNYTAKLTVSNENGTDSKIKEIIVSKFMIYPVADFSANVTSGYSPLSVLFTDKSQNATSRNWDFGDGSNSTEQNPIHTYPTGTYTVSLTAINENGTSPAKTATITVTTEESSSSGGGSHHSSGGGGGAGGSPEPQTNVQVKELSQARVTNGKPVLFDFTKNATCVAYVSFDAKKTAGKITTISEQLKAKSTLVSVLDSGEVYKYFNLWVGNSGFATEKNIENPVVCFKVEKSWLQDKKIDQSSITLNRYNDKKWSQLPVKLLKEDSKYLYFTAETPGFSFFAITGKAVEKVADAKPSTDTSKLDQNSTASETEPEQKTEQEEGKNKTTSIPGFEALYVVACLVMAFLHRRK is encoded by the coding sequence ATGAGAAAATTAATCATCCTGCTAATGGTCATGCTAATTTTTGCGTTAGTCTCGGGAATTGCGGCGGCTAAGGAGATCTCCGTTAATTCAACGGATTCAATACAGAACGCAGTGAATAATGCGGCTTCGGGCGATGTGATAATCGTCAAACCCGGAACATATAGTGAGAACATCAAAGTAACCACACAAAGTCTGGTAATAAGATCGGAATCCGGGAAGCCTGAAAATACAATAATTAAAGCTGTCCCAAATACAAGTGTATTCAACGTTGCAGCAAGTAATACGACAATTAGCGGGTTCAGGATTGAATCCGGAGAAACAGGAATCTATCTGGTTAGATGCAGTGGCTGCACAATTATTAATAATGAGCTTTCGGACAATAAGCATGGGATATCTCTCAGTAGTTCGAACAACAACAATATCTCGGAAAATCAAGTAAACTCAAATAAAATGTATGGGATTCAGCTCGTGAATTCTGAAGGAAATAAGCTCTTAAACAACAATGTAAATTTGAATGAAAGAGGGATTAATCATATAAACTCGAACAAAAGCACAATTTCAGGTAATAATGTATCGAATAATGTCGAATTTGGAATGTGGATTTCATATTCTAACGATAACGAAATTTCCGGGAACACAGCTAATGAAACCAGCAGGGGTATCTTTCTGGATTCTTCCGGTGATAACACCGTTTCTGGAAACATTGTTGCTTTTAATAACGTATCTGGCTTTTATGAGTGTCCTGCCTGCCACAGAAATCTTGTTTTCAACAATTATGTGAATAACGCCCTTAATGCAGATATCAACACCAGAGACACTACGTGGAACATAGAAATGACTTCTGGCAGAAATATTGTCGGCGGAAAGTACATCGGAGGTAATTTCTGGGCAAAGCCTGACGGCACCGGATTTTCGCAGACTGCAACCGATGCCAATGGAGACGGAATTGCCGATTCCTCATATATTGACAGCAAAAATTACGTTACAGATTACCTGCCTCTGGTGCCTGTTTCCAACCCACAGCAGCCAGTCTTGCCGGTTGCAAATTTCAGCACCAGTGTAACCAGCGGTTATGCGCCTCTTACGGTTCAGTTTACGGACCTTTCAGAAAATGCAGTCTCAAGAAGCTGGGACATTAACAATGATGGGACCGTAGACAACACCAGTAAAAGCTTTGTCTATGTATATCAGGAGCCAGGAAATTATACTGCTAAACTTACAGTAAGCAACGAGAACGGCACTGATTCGAAAATTAAGGAAATAATTGTCAGCAAGTTTATGATTTATCCTGTTGCAGACTTCAGTGCCAATGTAACGAGCGGATATTCTCCCCTTTCAGTCCTGTTCACTGACAAATCACAAAATGCAACCTCAAGGAACTGGGACTTTGGAGACGGATCAAACTCAACCGAGCAGAATCCGATTCACACTTATCCCACAGGAACTTATACTGTTAGCTTAACTGCGATAAATGAAAATGGTACTTCCCCCGCAAAAACTGCCACAATAACTGTTACTACAGAAGAAAGTAGCTCAAGCGGTGGAGGCAGCCATCACAGCAGCGGTGGAGGCGGTGGAGCAGGCGGTTCCCCTGAACCTCAAACTAATGTCCAGGTAAAAGAACTTTCCCAGGCACGAGTTACAAACGGAAAGCCTGTATTGTTTGATTTCACAAAGAACGCAACCTGTGTTGCGTATGTGAGCTTTGATGCAAAGAAGACCGCAGGCAAGATAACAACCATTTCCGAGCAGCTCAAAGCAAAATCAACTCTGGTTTCAGTCCTAGATTCGGGAGAAGTCTATAAGTATTTCAACCTCTGGGTTGGAAACAGCGGGTTTGCAACAGAAAAGAACATTGAAAACCCTGTCGTATGCTTCAAGGTTGAAAAGTCCTGGCTGCAGGATAAGAAGATCGACCAGAGTTCAATTACTCTAAACAGGTACAACGACAAGAAATGGTCACAGCTACCCGTGAAATTATTAAAGGAAGATAGTAAATACCTGTACTTCACGGCAGAAACACCGGGCTTCTCGTTCTTTGCAATAACAGGAAAAGCGGTAGAAAAAGTAGCTGATGCAAAGCCTTCAACCGATACTTCGAAACTTGATCAAAATAGTACAGCGTCGGAAACGGAACCTGAACAAAAAACCGAACAGGAAGAAGGAAAGAATAAAACCACAAGCATACCTGGATTTGAAGCGCTCTATGTAGTGGCTTGCCTTGTTATGGCATTCCTGCATAGAAGAAAATAA
- a CDS encoding right-handed parallel beta-helix repeat-containing protein: protein MEGFEINRIKLLLLTFLILTLSSGIGAAAEIRVSSGGSIQAAVNTANSGDTIIVDPGTYNENIVITKSSNLKLMSASGNPDDTIIVSNDPTKNVISASARLNLIIKGFTISGATSEHSGIYLYSCNGCTIENNKFINNAMGVYIDSSMNTTIRNNSATRTSEAGKIGRSINVLKSELTTVENNTISNQNYSIYFDRSPSNTILRNSVSQCAEDAIVIEGSNNTVLESNTVSSNTKRGIYLKNSHKCNVKKNLVSSNGANGIDIEGSSGNNVLDNIITGNAKNTNIHGLFLNTCKSVTLQNNTISNCQYGVAMRYSEDNSLVKNDAYNNSIGFYVSYTSRRNTLSDNKANSNNNGIIIERGANNNVVDKNEINSNSASGLALDNAISNEITNNSASLNNRGIYLLSLSSKNSISGNKINSNKNDGIILQNASENDLTSNTVNSNARYGIYLTNSNNSNLISNTVQNNIRGISLSGSGHNEIFKNLATDCSESGLFLTNSTNNNLSRNIAYNNGEGISLDSSGNNEISANNVSSNGNGIYMCPRSYPNRVYNNYFNNINNANIRNNRSTWYIEKTPGKNIMSGPSLGGNFWGSPSLMGFSDTNSDADGDGIIDIPFVSGNVTDNYPLIRVILPVANFNVNSTKGFVPLAVEFTDLSQDATSISWDLDGDGVADNNNKRFVHVYETPGIYTVTLTASNKNDTSSKTVQITAEEFKILPIADFSINTTNGYAPLSVLFTDKSQNATSRNWDIGNDGTVESTDASFVYVFTNPGTYTVNLTSINVNGISSKITSITVTTEESSSSGGSSHHSSGGGGGGAGGSPEPQTNVQVKELSKAQVTNGKPVLFDFTKNATCVAYVSFDAKKTAGKITTIAEQLKVKSTLVSVLNSGEVYKYFNLWVGNSGFATEKNIENPVVCFKVEKSWLQDKKIDQSSITLNRYNDKKWSQLPVKLLKEDSKYLYFTAETPGFSFFAITGKAIEKVAEAKPSTDTSKLDQNSTASETEPEQKTEQEPGKNKTTSIPGFEALYVVACLVMAFLHRRK, encoded by the coding sequence ATGGAGGGATTTGAAATAAACAGAATAAAGCTTTTATTACTAACATTTTTAATATTAACGTTAAGTTCCGGTATCGGGGCAGCGGCTGAAATTCGCGTTAGTTCAGGCGGGTCTATCCAGGCCGCAGTGAACACCGCTAATTCAGGTGATACAATTATCGTAGACCCGGGAACATATAACGAAAATATTGTGATTACAAAGAGCAGCAATCTGAAACTTATGTCAGCATCTGGGAATCCTGATGATACTATAATTGTTTCCAATGACCCAACCAAAAATGTAATCTCCGCCAGTGCCAGACTTAATTTAATCATTAAAGGATTTACAATCAGCGGAGCCACATCAGAACACTCAGGAATCTATCTATATAGCTGCAATGGTTGCACCATTGAAAATAATAAATTCATAAACAATGCTATGGGAGTATACATAGATTCTTCCATGAATACTACGATACGCAATAATTCAGCTACCAGAACAAGTGAAGCTGGAAAAATAGGTAGAAGCATTAACGTTCTAAAATCCGAATTAACCACAGTCGAGAACAATACGATTTCAAATCAAAATTATTCGATTTATTTTGATAGATCTCCGAGTAATACTATTTTAAGAAACTCTGTGAGCCAGTGTGCCGAGGATGCTATAGTTATTGAAGGTTCAAACAATACTGTCCTAGAAAGCAACACTGTAAGCTCAAACACAAAAAGAGGAATCTACCTTAAAAACTCGCATAAATGTAACGTGAAAAAGAATCTTGTTTCTTCCAACGGAGCAAATGGAATTGACATAGAGGGATCTTCTGGAAATAACGTTCTGGATAACATAATCACAGGTAATGCTAAAAACACCAATATACATGGTTTATTCCTGAACACCTGTAAAAGTGTTACCCTGCAAAATAACACAATATCAAACTGTCAATACGGAGTAGCTATGAGGTATTCCGAGGATAACAGCCTTGTAAAAAATGATGCATATAACAATTCCATAGGCTTTTACGTATCCTACACATCCAGAAGAAACACGCTTTCGGACAATAAAGCAAATTCTAACAATAATGGTATCATTATAGAGCGCGGGGCCAATAATAATGTTGTGGACAAAAATGAAATAAATTCAAACTCGGCTAGCGGCCTTGCACTGGACAATGCAATAAGTAACGAAATAACTAACAATAGCGCCTCCTTAAACAACAGAGGTATTTATTTACTCTCATTATCCAGTAAAAACTCGATTTCAGGCAATAAAATCAATTCTAACAAAAATGATGGCATTATTCTCCAGAATGCAAGTGAGAATGATCTTACCAGCAATACTGTAAATTCGAATGCTAGATATGGTATTTATTTAACAAATTCAAATAACAGTAACTTGATCAGCAATACGGTGCAGAATAATATTAGAGGCATCAGCCTGTCTGGATCCGGACATAATGAAATTTTTAAGAATTTAGCCACTGATTGCTCTGAATCCGGATTATTCCTGACGAATTCCACTAATAATAACCTTTCGAGGAATATAGCTTATAACAATGGTGAAGGTATCTCTCTCGATTCCTCTGGGAACAATGAAATCTCAGCCAATAACGTCAGTTCAAACGGTAATGGAATTTATATGTGTCCCAGAAGCTATCCAAACAGGGTTTATAATAACTATTTTAACAATATCAACAACGCAAACATTAGAAATAACAGAAGCACCTGGTACATCGAAAAAACTCCAGGTAAAAATATAATGAGTGGCCCATCCCTCGGAGGCAATTTCTGGGGAAGTCCGTCACTTATGGGTTTCTCAGATACTAATTCTGATGCCGATGGAGACGGTATTATTGATATTCCCTTCGTTTCAGGCAATGTCACAGACAACTACCCACTGATACGTGTGATACTGCCTGTAGCAAATTTTAATGTCAACTCCACAAAGGGTTTTGTCCCTCTTGCAGTCGAGTTTACGGATCTCTCACAAGATGCAACTTCGATAAGCTGGGACCTTGATGGTGATGGAGTTGCAGACAACAACAATAAAAGGTTTGTCCACGTGTACGAAACTCCAGGAATCTATACTGTCACTCTAACAGCAAGTAATAAAAACGACACTTCCTCAAAAACGGTGCAAATAACTGCCGAGGAATTCAAAATTCTTCCTATTGCCGACTTCAGCATTAATACAACGAACGGGTATGCGCCCCTTTCAGTCCTGTTCACTGACAAATCACAAAATGCAACCTCAAGGAACTGGGATATAGGCAATGACGGAACTGTGGAGTCTACAGATGCAAGCTTTGTTTATGTGTTCACTAATCCTGGGACCTATACCGTTAATTTGACTTCAATCAATGTAAACGGTATTTCTTCAAAGATTACCTCAATAACTGTTACTACAGAAGAAAGTAGCTCAAGTGGTGGAAGCAGCCATCACAGCAGCGGTGGAGGCGGTGGCGGTGCAGGCGGTTCCCCTGAACCTCAAACTAATGTTCAAGTCAAAGAACTTTCAAAGGCACAGGTTACAAACGGAAAGCCTGTATTGTTTGATTTCACAAAGAACGCAACCTGTGTTGCGTATGTGAGCTTTGATGCAAAGAAGACCGCAGGCAAGATCACAACCATTGCCGAACAGCTCAAAGTAAAATCGACTCTGGTTTCAGTTCTGAATTCGGGAGAAGTCTATAAGTATTTCAACCTCTGGGTTGGAAACAGCGGGTTTGCAACAGAAAAGAACATTGAAAACCCTGTAGTGTGCTTCAAGGTTGAAAAGTCCTGGCTGCAGGATAAGAAGATCGACCAGAGCTCAATTACTTTAAACAGGTACAACGACAAGAAATGGTCACAGCTACCCGTGAAATTATTAAAAGAAGATAGTAAATACCTGTACTTCACGGCAGAAACACCGGGATTCTCGTTCTTTGCAATAACAGGAAAAGCAATAGAAAAAGTAGCTGAAGCAAAGCCTTCAACCGATACTTCGAAACTTGATCAAAATAGTACAGCATCGGAAACGGAACCTGAGCAAAAAACCGAACAGGAACCAGGAAAGAATAAAACCACAAGCATACCTGGATTTGAAGCGCTATATGTAGTGGCTTGCCTTGTTATGGCATTCCTGCATAGAAGAAAATAA
- a CDS encoding histone deacetylase family protein, with product MKLGFGRLKDVLKTGSGTTPAEEEKEQAENKDKAEKEEMQTIENKENELEISEGKEGNTMELKKTGLEAKKGPLSPADRTKAKKTGLIFFPAFDWAISPTHPEREERLLYTRDQIFEEGLMDLPEIAEYKPRLAEYRDIARVHFCVPDVKAQATTPHLIAAGSCLVLGDALMKAEVKNAFALIRPPGHHAMTVAHGNRGFCNINNEAILVEYLRKTYGIRKIAIVDTDVHHGDGTQDIFYNDPDVLFISFHQDGRTLYPGSGFMSELGGPKALGRTINIPLPPGTPDEGILYVLDSLVLPILKDFKPELVLNSAGQDNHYTDPLANMRFSAQGYAKLNEKLAPDMAVLEGGYAIQSALPYVNTGIILAMAGLDYSCVREPDFKPGMFVQASRDRKTLEEIVATQLENWKNRDRLVEAEVAKHGDFYRRKKQIFYDTDMIQEFQEESIRMCPDCQGYKTIDSNAHGGIGNPRIFGISIPIYACENCQAEAREEYRKRLIHPEYGYIYLQDKKQDEYRTYNTSTKKETVY from the coding sequence ATGAAACTGGGGTTTGGAAGACTCAAGGATGTACTGAAGACTGGCTCAGGAACAACTCCAGCAGAAGAGGAAAAAGAGCAGGCAGAGAATAAAGATAAGGCAGAGAAAGAAGAGATGCAGACGATAGAAAATAAAGAAAACGAGCTTGAAATATCCGAGGGAAAGGAGGGAAATACAATGGAACTGAAAAAGACCGGGCTGGAAGCGAAAAAAGGACCATTATCCCCGGCAGACCGCACTAAGGCCAAGAAGACAGGCCTTATCTTCTTCCCTGCCTTTGACTGGGCTATTTCACCAACCCATCCCGAAAGAGAAGAGCGCCTTCTTTATACCAGAGACCAGATCTTTGAAGAAGGCCTGATGGACCTGCCAGAAATAGCCGAATATAAACCTCGCCTTGCAGAATACAGGGATATTGCCAGAGTTCATTTCTGTGTGCCTGATGTAAAAGCACAGGCTACAACTCCTCACCTGATCGCAGCAGGTAGTTGCCTGGTGCTCGGGGACGCCCTGATGAAGGCAGAGGTCAAAAATGCTTTTGCGCTTATCCGCCCGCCTGGCCACCATGCAATGACAGTTGCACATGGAAACCGGGGATTTTGTAATATCAATAACGAAGCTATCCTTGTCGAGTATCTGAGAAAAACATACGGGATCCGCAAGATTGCGATTGTGGATACCGATGTGCATCATGGGGATGGGACTCAGGATATTTTCTATAATGATCCTGATGTGCTTTTTATTTCCTTCCACCAAGACGGAAGGACTCTTTACCCTGGCTCTGGCTTTATGAGTGAACTGGGGGGCCCAAAAGCCCTTGGAAGGACGATCAATATTCCCCTGCCGCCAGGGACACCTGATGAAGGCATACTTTACGTGCTCGATTCCCTTGTGCTTCCTATTCTTAAGGACTTCAAACCTGAGCTTGTCCTGAACTCTGCGGGGCAGGATAACCACTACACCGACCCTCTCGCAAATATGCGCTTTTCCGCACAGGGCTACGCAAAATTGAATGAAAAACTTGCTCCTGATATGGCCGTGCTTGAAGGAGGTTACGCAATCCAGAGTGCACTGCCTTATGTGAATACAGGTATAATCCTTGCAATGGCAGGGCTTGATTATTCCTGCGTAAGGGAACCCGACTTCAAGCCAGGCATGTTTGTCCAGGCTTCAAGGGATAGAAAAACTCTGGAAGAAATAGTTGCAACCCAGCTTGAAAACTGGAAAAACAGGGACAGGCTTGTAGAGGCTGAGGTGGCAAAACACGGAGACTTCTACCGTCGAAAAAAACAGATCTTTTACGACACGGATATGATTCAGGAATTCCAGGAAGAATCCATCCGGATGTGCCCTGACTGTCAGGGCTACAAAACCATTGACTCCAACGCTCATGGAGGCATAGGCAATCCCAGGATATTCGGGATTTCGATTCCGATCTACGCCTGTGAGAACTGCCAGGCTGAAGCCAGGGAAGAGTACAGGAAAAGGCTAATTCATCCGGAATATGGATACATCTACCTGCAGGATAAAAAACAGGATGAATACAGGACATATAACACAAGTACAAAGAAGGAAACGGTTTATTAA